The proteins below come from a single Oerskovia jenensis genomic window:
- a CDS encoding RelA/SpoT family protein, which produces MSEETRTGRSTSDSGQSSAARVRSRLVRFGVRGSQGGIPALEPVLQAVRTNHPKSDLSVIERAYVTAEKAHRGQLRKSGDPYITHPVAVATILADLGFDGATLAAALLHDTVEDTEYSLERLTEEYGEEIAMLVDGVTKLDKVKYGDAAQAETVRKMVVAMARDIRVLVIKLADRLHNARTWKFVPSSSAERKARETLEIYAPLAHRLGMNTIKWELEDLSFATLYPKVYEEIVHLVAERAPAREEYLAVVREQVTADLRTAKIKATVTGRPKHYYSIYQKMIVRGHDFAEIYDLVGARVLVDTVRDCYAALGALHARWNPVPGRFKDYIAMPKFNMYQSLHTTVIGPGGKPVEIQIRTHDMHRRAEYGVAAHWKYKEVAKSSGAPDTASTDMQWLRQLVDWQRETADPSEFLDSLRFEIGGAEVYVFTPKGDVIALPAGSTPVDFSYAVHTEVGHRTMGARVNGRLVPLDSKLENGDVVDVLTSKSETAGPSRDWLAFVSSPRARNKIRQWFSKERREEAVEHGKTAIAKAMRKQNLPIQRLLSHESLVGLANEMRYPDVSALYAAIGEGQISAASVVQKLVHAMGGEDGASEDLAEVARPGHTSRRPRTGDPGVVVKGVDDIWVKLAKCCTPVPGDEIIGFITRGQGVSVHRADCANVVGLRNQPERIVEVDWTTGSNALFLVQIQVEALDRSRLLSDVTRVLSDHHVNILSATVSTSNDRVAMSRFVFEMAEPGHLATVLSAVRKIDGVFDVYRITGSKAAEQPPLPA; this is translated from the coding sequence ACCGGTCGGTCCACGAGCGACAGCGGGCAGTCCTCGGCAGCGCGGGTGCGGTCCCGCTTGGTGCGGTTCGGGGTCCGGGGGAGCCAGGGGGGTATCCCGGCGCTCGAGCCCGTGCTCCAGGCTGTTCGAACGAACCATCCCAAGTCGGACCTGTCGGTCATCGAGCGCGCGTACGTGACCGCGGAGAAGGCCCACCGCGGTCAGCTGCGCAAGAGCGGCGACCCGTACATCACCCACCCGGTCGCGGTCGCGACGATCCTCGCGGACCTCGGTTTCGACGGCGCGACGCTCGCCGCGGCCCTGCTGCACGACACGGTCGAGGACACCGAGTACTCGCTCGAACGCCTCACCGAGGAGTACGGCGAAGAGATCGCCATGCTCGTCGACGGCGTCACCAAGCTCGACAAGGTCAAGTACGGCGACGCGGCGCAGGCCGAGACCGTGCGCAAGATGGTCGTGGCCATGGCCCGTGACATCCGTGTCCTCGTCATCAAGCTCGCCGACCGCCTGCACAACGCCCGGACCTGGAAGTTCGTCCCGTCGTCCTCGGCCGAGCGCAAGGCACGCGAGACGCTCGAGATCTACGCGCCGCTCGCGCACCGCCTCGGCATGAACACCATCAAGTGGGAGCTCGAGGACCTGTCGTTCGCGACGCTCTACCCCAAGGTGTACGAGGAGATCGTGCACCTGGTCGCCGAGCGCGCGCCGGCGCGCGAGGAGTACCTCGCCGTGGTCCGCGAGCAGGTGACCGCAGACCTGCGCACCGCGAAGATCAAGGCGACCGTGACGGGGCGCCCCAAGCACTACTACTCGATCTACCAGAAGATGATCGTGCGCGGGCACGACTTCGCGGAGATCTACGACCTGGTCGGCGCGCGTGTCCTCGTGGACACCGTGCGGGACTGCTACGCGGCGCTCGGCGCCCTGCACGCACGATGGAACCCTGTGCCCGGGCGGTTCAAGGACTACATCGCGATGCCCAAGTTCAACATGTACCAGTCGTTGCACACCACGGTCATCGGTCCCGGCGGCAAGCCCGTCGAGATCCAGATCCGCACGCACGACATGCACCGCCGCGCCGAGTACGGGGTCGCGGCGCACTGGAAGTACAAGGAGGTCGCCAAGTCGAGCGGCGCTCCGGACACCGCCTCGACCGACATGCAGTGGCTGCGCCAGCTCGTCGACTGGCAGCGCGAGACCGCGGACCCCTCGGAGTTCCTCGACTCGCTGCGCTTCGAGATCGGCGGCGCGGAGGTCTACGTCTTCACACCCAAGGGCGACGTCATCGCGCTGCCCGCGGGCTCGACCCCTGTCGACTTCTCCTACGCGGTGCACACCGAGGTCGGCCACCGCACCATGGGTGCGCGCGTCAACGGGCGCCTCGTCCCGCTCGACTCCAAGCTGGAGAACGGCGACGTCGTCGACGTCCTGACGTCCAAGTCGGAGACCGCGGGCCCCAGCCGTGACTGGCTCGCGTTCGTCTCCAGCCCGCGTGCCCGCAACAAGATCCGGCAGTGGTTCTCCAAGGAGCGCCGCGAGGAGGCCGTCGAGCACGGCAAGACCGCGATCGCCAAGGCCATGCGCAAGCAGAACCTGCCGATCCAGCGCCTGCTCAGCCACGAGTCCCTCGTGGGTCTCGCGAACGAGATGCGCTACCCCGACGTCTCGGCGCTGTACGCGGCGATCGGCGAGGGGCAGATCTCGGCCGCGAGCGTCGTGCAGAAGCTCGTGCACGCCATGGGTGGCGAGGACGGCGCGTCCGAGGACCTCGCCGAGGTCGCCCGTCCCGGGCACACGTCCCGCCGACCCCGCACGGGCGACCCGGGTGTGGTCGTCAAGGGCGTGGACGACATCTGGGTCAAGCTCGCCAAGTGCTGCACCCCGGTGCCGGGCGACGAGATCATCGGCTTCATCACGCGCGGTCAGGGCGTCAGCGTCCACCGTGCGGACTGCGCCAACGTCGTGGGCCTGCGCAACCAGCCCGAGCGCATCGTCGAGGTCGACTGGACCACGGGCAGCAACGCCCTGTTCCTCGTGCAGATCCAGGTCGAGGCGCTCGACCGTTCCCGCCTGCTCTCGGACGTGACCCGGGTCCTGTCCGACCACCACGTCAACATCCTGTCCGCGACGGTCTCGACGTCGAACGACCGGGTCGCGATGTCCCGGTTCGTGTTCGAGATGGCCGAGCCCGGGCACCTGGCCACGGTCCTGTCCGCGGTCCGCAAGATCGACGGCGTGTTCGACGTCTACCGCATCACGGGCTCCAAGGCCGCCGAGCAGCCGCCGCTCCCGGCGTAG